From one Butyricimonas faecihominis genomic stretch:
- a CDS encoding amidophosphoribosyltransferase: MSDTIHHECGFALIRLLKPLDYYQKKYGSYLYGLNRLYILMEKQRNRGQDGAGVVGLKLDMEPGYKYMDRVRSCDANPIQDVFDRIHEPFTPEILREKDAVWAKQNLPFVSEVYLGHLRYATFGKNNIDYVHPLKRASNWRAHNLALAANFNLTNVDELFESLIRAGQYPRNYSDTVTLLEKVGYFLDSEIQDLYRFYKEKGFSKQEITPLIERTVDLPKVLSRSSEDWDGGYAVAGVVGHGDAFVMRDPWGIRPAYYYKDDEVVVVASEASVIQTAFQGMNMEISEIRPGYALLIKKDGTVTEELVREPRQRASCSFERIYFSRGNDRNIYRERKKLGELLTPRLVKAVDGDLDNTVFSFIPNTAETSFYGMVKGIQQYMVEEKKRLIREGKATWSEETLDEIICREPRIEKIVIKDAKLRTFITSDSGRDGLVGHVYDVTYGVVQPTDNLVVIDDSIVRGTTLKKSILRILDRLGPKRIVVVSSAPQIRYPDCYGIDMTRMNEFIAFNAAIELLKERGMEGLIDEVYRKCKAQQGLPKEQVVNHVKEIYAPFTEEEISDKIAEMVRDEHLNAEVKVVFQSVEDLHVACPNDTGDWYFTGNYPTPGGNKVVNTAYINWVEGRNERSY, from the coding sequence ATGAGTGACACCATTCATCACGAGTGTGGTTTCGCGTTGATTCGATTGCTGAAACCATTGGATTATTATCAGAAGAAATACGGTTCTTACCTTTACGGGCTAAACAGGTTGTACATATTAATGGAAAAACAGCGTAACCGCGGCCAAGACGGCGCGGGAGTCGTGGGGTTGAAGCTCGACATGGAGCCGGGTTACAAGTACATGGACCGCGTGCGTTCCTGTGACGCGAACCCGATACAGGACGTGTTTGACCGGATTCACGAGCCGTTTACACCGGAGATTCTCCGGGAGAAGGATGCCGTTTGGGCAAAGCAAAACCTTCCATTTGTTTCCGAGGTTTACTTGGGGCATTTACGTTACGCTACTTTCGGAAAGAATAATATAGATTACGTTCACCCGCTGAAACGGGCAAGCAACTGGCGGGCGCACAATTTAGCGCTGGCGGCGAACTTTAACCTGACGAACGTGGACGAGCTGTTCGAGAGTTTGATCCGGGCGGGACAGTACCCGCGAAATTATTCCGACACGGTGACCCTGCTTGAGAAGGTAGGCTATTTTCTGGATAGCGAGATTCAGGATTTGTACCGTTTCTACAAGGAAAAGGGATTTTCGAAACAGGAGATTACCCCGTTGATTGAACGTACTGTTGATTTACCCAAGGTCCTTTCCCGGAGTAGCGAAGATTGGGACGGGGGATATGCCGTGGCAGGAGTGGTCGGGCATGGCGATGCTTTCGTGATGCGTGACCCGTGGGGGATACGTCCAGCTTATTACTACAAAGATGACGAGGTGGTCGTGGTGGCTTCCGAGGCTTCCGTGATCCAGACGGCTTTTCAAGGCATGAACATGGAAATTTCCGAGATCCGTCCGGGATACGCCCTGTTGATCAAGAAAGATGGAACCGTGACCGAGGAACTCGTGCGTGAACCGCGACAACGTGCCAGTTGTTCGTTCGAGCGTATCTACTTCTCCCGCGGGAATGACAGGAATATATACCGGGAACGGAAAAAATTGGGCGAGTTATTGACGCCTCGTTTGGTAAAGGCCGTGGATGGCGATCTCGACAACACGGTGTTTTCCTTTATCCCTAACACGGCGGAAACTTCCTTCTACGGAATGGTGAAAGGAATCCAGCAATACATGGTAGAGGAGAAAAAACGGTTGATCCGGGAGGGAAAGGCAACGTGGAGCGAGGAAACGCTCGACGAGATCATTTGCCGCGAACCCCGTATCGAGAAAATCGTGATCAAAGATGCCAAGCTGCGCACGTTTATTACCTCGGATTCCGGACGTGACGGGCTGGTGGGACACGTGTACGACGTGACCTACGGGGTCGTGCAACCCACGGATAACCTCGTGGTGATTGATGACTCGATCGTGCGGGGAACTACTTTGAAAAAGAGTATTCTGCGTATTCTCGATCGTCTTGGCCCGAAACGTATCGTGGTGGTGTCTTCCGCCCCGCAGATTCGTTACCCCGATTGCTACGGGATCGACATGACCCGGATGAACGAGTTTATAGCGTTCAATGCGGCCATCGAGTTGTTGAAGGAACGAGGCATGGAGGGACTGATTGACGAGGTGTACCGGAAGTGTAAAGCACAACAAGGACTGCCCAAAGAGCAGGTGGTGAACCACGTGAAAGAGATTTACGCTCCTTTTACCGAGGAAGAGATTTCCGACAAGATCGCCGAGATGGTGCGTGACGAGCATCTGAATGCCGAGGTAAAAGTGGTTTTCCAGTCTGTCGAAGATTTGCACGTGGCTTGCCCGAATGACACGGGTGACTGGTATTTTACCGGAAATTATCCCACTCCCGGTGGTAATAAGGTGGTCAACACCGCTTATATCAACTGGGTAGAAGGGAGGAATGAAAGATCTTATTAA
- the nuoK gene encoding NADH-quinone oxidoreductase subunit NuoK, which translates to MEYYLVISTIMLFAGIYGFITRRNLLAVLISIELILNSVDINFAVFNRYLFPEQMEGFFFTLFAIGVSACETAVAIAIIINIYRNIRNIQVKNLNELKEEEQRNGQLKIEN; encoded by the coding sequence ATGGAATATTACTTGGTGATCAGCACGATCATGCTTTTCGCGGGAATTTACGGGTTCATCACCCGGAGGAACCTGCTTGCCGTGTTGATCTCAATCGAGTTGATCCTGAATTCAGTGGACATCAACTTTGCCGTGTTCAACCGTTATCTCTTCCCCGAACAGATGGAAGGCTTTTTCTTCACCCTGTTCGCCATCGGGGTTTCCGCTTGCGAAACAGCCGTTGCCATAGCCATCATCATCAATATATACCGGAACATCCGCAATATACAGGTGAAAAACTTGAACGAGCTGAAAGAAGAAGAGCAAAGGAATGGACAATTGAAAATTGAGAATTGA
- a CDS encoding NADH-quinone oxidoreductase subunit B translates to MEVKIKSMKYEEFNDNEYLEQLRASGTNVIVGCLDDVINWGRSNSLWPLTFATSCCGIEFMAVGAARYDFSRFGFEVTRASPRQADFIMVAGTIVHKMAPVLKRLYDQMAEPKYVIAVGGCAISGGPFKNSYHVVKGVDSIIPVDVYIPGCPPRPEALLYGMIQLQRKVKVERFLGGKNHKEKENKE, encoded by the coding sequence ATGGAAGTAAAAATTAAATCCATGAAATATGAAGAGTTCAATGATAACGAATATCTTGAACAACTTCGGGCATCCGGCACCAATGTTATCGTGGGATGCCTTGACGATGTTATCAACTGGGGACGCTCGAATTCCCTCTGGCCGCTTACCTTTGCGACAAGCTGTTGTGGTATTGAATTCATGGCAGTGGGAGCGGCACGTTACGATTTCTCCCGATTCGGGTTTGAGGTAACACGAGCCAGCCCGCGCCAAGCCGACTTTATCATGGTGGCGGGAACCATTGTACACAAGATGGCCCCCGTGCTGAAACGCCTCTATGACCAGATGGCCGAACCCAAATACGTGATTGCCGTGGGGGGATGTGCCATTTCCGGTGGACCGTTCAAAAACTCTTATCATGTGGTGAAGGGGGTTGACTCTATCATCCCCGTTGACGTTTACATCCCCGGATGTCCCCCGCGACCGGAGGCCCTCCTCTACGGGATGATCCAATTGCAACGTAAGGTAAAAGTGGAACGTTTCCTCGGTGGCAAAAACCACAAGGAAAAAGAGAACAAAGAATAA
- a CDS encoding NADH-quinone oxidoreductase subunit C yields MLVDKIKNIVPEAEIDESGILTVTVEPAKYRELALRLKGDRDLSFDFMICMTGMDWGDTLGVISLLQSTAHEHKLFLKTFTANRENPELPTVSDIWATANLNEREVYDFLGIRFINHPDMRRLFLRNDWVGYPLRKDYDADPEINPVRLESEETLDATPTFEADSHDGEVSEKENILFEEDEYVVNIGPQHPATHGVLRFRVSLEGEIVKKVDVNCGYIHRGIEKLCESLTYPQTLALTDRLDYLAAHQNRHALCMCIEEAMGLEIPERVKYIRTIMDELNRLSSHLLFWSCLCMDMGALTAFFYGFRDREKVLDIMEETTGGRLIQNYNVIGGVMADIHPNLINRIKEFIKYLPPMIKEYHDVFTGNVIAQQRLKGVGILKKEDAISYGASGPTGRACGWSCDVRKHTPYGVYDKVNFKEILYPEGDSFARYMVRMEEILESLHILEQLVDNIPAGDYAVKTKPLIKLPEGHYFKSVEASRGEFGVYLESRGDKYPYRVKFRSPCLPLVSIVDLITKGGKIADLIAIGGTLDYVVPDIDR; encoded by the coding sequence ATGTTAGTAGATAAAATAAAAAATATTGTCCCCGAGGCAGAGATCGACGAGAGCGGTATCCTTACCGTGACGGTAGAGCCCGCCAAGTACAGGGAACTGGCTCTCCGGCTAAAAGGGGACCGGGATCTCTCTTTCGACTTCATGATCTGCATGACGGGAATGGACTGGGGCGACACGTTAGGCGTGATCAGCCTGTTACAATCCACGGCTCACGAGCATAAATTATTTTTAAAGACGTTCACTGCCAACCGGGAAAACCCGGAACTGCCCACCGTTTCGGACATCTGGGCCACGGCCAACCTGAACGAACGTGAAGTGTACGACTTTCTCGGTATCCGGTTTATCAACCATCCTGATATGCGACGTCTGTTCCTGCGGAACGACTGGGTCGGCTATCCGTTACGTAAAGACTACGATGCAGACCCCGAAATAAACCCGGTACGACTGGAAAGTGAAGAAACGTTGGATGCAACCCCCACGTTCGAGGCTGATTCCCACGACGGGGAAGTCAGCGAGAAAGAGAACATCTTGTTTGAAGAAGACGAGTACGTGGTGAACATTGGGCCACAACACCCCGCCACTCACGGTGTACTCCGTTTCCGGGTATCACTGGAAGGAGAGATCGTGAAAAAGGTGGATGTCAACTGCGGGTACATCCATCGGGGCATCGAGAAATTGTGTGAAAGCCTCACCTACCCGCAAACGCTGGCTTTGACAGACCGTCTGGATTACCTTGCCGCACACCAGAACCGCCACGCACTTTGTATGTGCATCGAGGAAGCCATGGGCTTGGAAATCCCGGAACGGGTGAAATACATCCGCACCATCATGGACGAGCTAAACCGTCTTTCCTCTCACCTCTTGTTCTGGTCATGCCTCTGCATGGATATGGGAGCGCTGACCGCTTTCTTCTACGGTTTCCGTGACCGGGAGAAGGTGTTGGACATCATGGAAGAAACCACGGGAGGACGACTGATTCAGAACTACAACGTGATCGGTGGCGTGATGGCGGACATCCACCCGAACCTGATCAACCGGATCAAAGAGTTCATCAAATACCTCCCCCCGATGATCAAGGAATATCACGACGTGTTCACGGGCAACGTGATCGCCCAACAACGTTTGAAAGGCGTGGGCATTCTCAAGAAAGAGGACGCCATCAGTTACGGGGCATCCGGCCCGACGGGACGCGCCTGCGGGTGGTCATGTGACGTGCGTAAACACACGCCGTATGGGGTATATGACAAGGTGAATTTCAAGGAAATCCTCTACCCGGAAGGGGACTCGTTTGCCCGCTACATGGTGCGCATGGAAGAGATTCTCGAATCATTACATATACTGGAACAACTGGTAGACAACATCCCCGCGGGAGACTACGCCGTGAAGACCAAACCGCTGATCAAATTACCGGAAGGTCACTATTTCAAGAGCGTGGAAGCCAGCCGGGGTGAGTTCGGTGTTTACCTCGAAAGCCGGGGAGACAAATACCCTTACCGGGTAAAATTCCGTTCCCCGTGCCTGCCACTGGTATCCATCGTCGACTTGATCACGAAAGGCGGTAAAATCGCCGACCTGATCGCTATCGGCGGTACGCTGGACTACGTTGTTCCGGACATTGACAGATGA
- a CDS encoding leucine-rich repeat domain-containing protein has protein sequence MKQVVSFILLFVFSICYGNDPLVAQTRKERQKGKEKKIVREQAVDLLLKEQQVAAERAALKELYWVLGGEDWRAKENWLSDRPVEEWYGVKRNYDNGKLSIYLGANGLKGVLPGAIFRLKTLEVLNLCNNEITGSIPTDIGECTALRQLSLNGNRLMGEIPVGIGKLENLVTLDLSRNQLSGEIPEEIGGLKQLKFLRMGTNRLTGDIPAAIGNLSLLECVDIPSNLLTGKIPDELMFLENLEEINMFGNRLRGELPADWSRLKKLRILSLGQNRIDGEIPASLGSVKTLQDISLDNNLLRGAIPTTLGHLKELWALVLSNNRLTGAIPGVLFTLPKLYRLELSDNGLSGSLPAEIKEAVSFTSLDLSNNRLSGPLPPELCELVRLNYLNLQNNRFSGPLPAEIGKMTGLTLLDLTSNRFSGPLPEEIGRLIHLRSLLLSENEFSGELPETLGNLINLRNFYVKTNRLSGPFPVVLTKLVKLEYLNLSFNNFSGTIPAEIGNWEELKHLYLWKNQFSGSIPPSIGKLRNLTELSLGENRLSGELPKELGQLENLVTAYLNNNAFTGQIPNEMTRASNLKYLNLNSNNLSGDLPDELGNWEALESLLLGSNKITGTFPPSIGKMKRLKFLSVFWNKMSGTLPSELGELENLEWLYLTNNRFSGTLPSSISNLKRLKILAIPNNTFSSFPEELGDLESLEELNASSAFSGGRIPENIGNLRNLKLMLLCNNKLSGEIPAGIGEMMMLEKLDLRHNELTGAIPAEIGYLDNLTMLDMSGNKLSGTIPAEIGNMRKLNLLSLAYNKLQGEVPADLGWLSELEELNVARNELEGILPAEWGELKNLKRLTLTGNKFRGSIPKAWEGMKKLEYFWGQDNALTGKVPDFLFRLPVLKRLCLENNFLQLTEEQKKLDRKGEQYFLLPQGEK, from the coding sequence ATGAAACAAGTTGTGTCATTTATTCTGTTATTTGTATTTTCCATTTGTTACGGGAATGACCCGTTAGTTGCACAAACGCGTAAAGAGAGACAAAAAGGGAAGGAAAAGAAAATTGTTCGGGAACAAGCGGTGGATTTGTTGCTGAAAGAGCAGCAAGTGGCCGCAGAACGAGCCGCTTTGAAAGAATTGTACTGGGTTCTGGGAGGGGAAGATTGGCGGGCGAAGGAGAACTGGTTAAGTGACCGGCCTGTAGAGGAGTGGTACGGGGTGAAGCGGAACTATGATAACGGGAAATTGAGTATATATCTGGGAGCAAACGGTTTGAAGGGAGTTCTGCCGGGAGCTATTTTCAGGCTGAAGACATTAGAGGTGCTTAACTTGTGTAATAACGAGATCACGGGGAGTATACCAACGGATATTGGAGAGTGTACAGCGTTGAGGCAGTTGTCACTGAACGGCAATCGTTTGATGGGAGAAATACCTGTTGGGATCGGTAAATTGGAAAATCTGGTGACGCTGGATCTTTCTCGTAACCAGTTGTCGGGGGAGATCCCGGAGGAAATCGGAGGGCTTAAGCAATTGAAATTCCTTCGAATGGGTACGAATAGATTGACGGGGGACATCCCGGCTGCTATTGGGAACCTCTCGTTGTTAGAGTGTGTGGATATTCCTTCGAATTTGCTGACAGGGAAAATTCCGGACGAGCTTATGTTTCTGGAAAACTTGGAAGAGATAAATATGTTCGGTAATCGCCTGCGGGGTGAGTTGCCTGCTGACTGGAGCCGGCTGAAAAAGTTGAGAATTTTATCATTGGGACAAAACCGGATAGACGGAGAGATTCCCGCCTCGTTGGGGAGCGTAAAAACTTTGCAAGATATTTCACTGGACAATAATTTATTGCGAGGGGCGATCCCCACTACTTTAGGGCATCTGAAGGAATTGTGGGCGTTGGTTTTATCGAATAACCGACTGACGGGAGCGATCCCCGGCGTGTTATTTACTTTGCCGAAATTGTATCGTCTGGAATTGTCGGATAATGGCCTTTCAGGTTCGTTACCCGCTGAAATCAAGGAGGCCGTGTCGTTTACATCTCTTGATTTGAGTAATAATCGTTTGAGCGGGCCGTTGCCGCCGGAACTTTGTGAGTTGGTGCGATTGAATTACTTGAATTTGCAAAATAACAGGTTTTCCGGGCCTTTACCTGCTGAAATCGGAAAAATGACGGGATTGACTTTACTGGATTTGACATCGAACAGGTTTTCGGGTCCTCTTCCGGAAGAGATAGGGCGATTGATTCACTTGCGGTCGTTATTGCTCTCAGAGAACGAGTTTTCCGGGGAGTTACCGGAGACGCTGGGGAATCTGATAAACTTGAGAAATTTCTACGTGAAAACGAATCGTTTGTCCGGGCCGTTCCCGGTGGTGTTAACGAAGTTGGTCAAGTTGGAATACTTGAACTTGAGTTTTAATAATTTCTCGGGGACGATCCCCGCGGAAATCGGGAATTGGGAAGAACTAAAACATTTGTATTTGTGGAAGAATCAGTTTAGCGGGAGTATTCCCCCGTCGATTGGTAAGTTGAGAAACTTGACGGAACTGAGTTTGGGAGAGAACCGTTTGTCGGGCGAGCTACCCAAGGAATTGGGGCAGTTGGAGAATTTGGTTACGGCATATTTGAATAATAATGCCTTTACCGGGCAGATTCCTAATGAAATGACACGAGCTTCAAATTTGAAGTATTTGAATTTGAATAGTAATAATCTTTCGGGAGACTTACCAGACGAATTAGGGAATTGGGAGGCGTTGGAGTCGTTACTCTTGGGAAGTAACAAGATCACGGGAACATTTCCTCCTTCGATCGGTAAGATGAAACGATTGAAATTTTTAAGTGTGTTCTGGAACAAGATGAGTGGGACGTTACCCTCGGAATTGGGAGAACTGGAGAATTTGGAGTGGTTGTATTTGACAAATAATCGTTTTAGTGGAACTCTGCCTTCTTCGATCAGTAATTTGAAACGGTTGAAGATTTTGGCTATACCTAATAATACGTTTTCTTCGTTTCCGGAAGAGTTGGGGGATTTGGAATCTTTAGAAGAACTAAATGCCTCAAGTGCTTTTTCGGGTGGAAGGATTCCCGAGAATATCGGAAATTTACGAAATTTGAAGTTGATGTTGTTGTGTAATAATAAGTTGTCAGGAGAGATTCCTGCAGGAATCGGAGAAATGATGATGCTGGAAAAGCTCGATTTGCGTCATAATGAATTAACGGGGGCAATTCCTGCTGAAATTGGTTACTTGGATAACTTGACCATGCTGGACATGTCTGGTAATAAGTTGAGTGGTACGATCCCCGCTGAAATCGGGAATATGAGAAAGTTGAATTTACTCAGTCTTGCCTACAATAAATTGCAAGGTGAGGTTCCCGCTGATTTGGGATGGCTCTCGGAATTAGAGGAACTGAATGTAGCGAGGAATGAGCTGGAGGGAATTTTGCCCGCCGAATGGGGTGAGTTGAAAAACTTGAAAAGATTGACTCTCACGGGTAATAAGTTTCGTGGGAGTATACCGAAAGCGTGGGAAGGAATGAAAAAACTGGAATATTTTTGGGGGCAGGATAACGCGTTGACGGGCAAGGTCCCGGATTTCTTGTTCCGTTTGCCTGTATTGAAACGGTTGTGTTTGGAAAATAACTTTTTGCAGTTGACTGAGGAACAAAAGAAGTTGGACAGGAAGGGTGAACAGTATTTTTTATTGCCACAGGGGGAAAAGTAG
- a CDS encoding NADH-quinone oxidoreductase subunit J encodes MSTAELQETVFFILATVIVVCSILTVTTNRILRSATYLLFVLFATAGIYFQLEYSFLGAVQLTIYAGGIIILYVFSILLTTADKSKVSRLKNSKMFAGLITALAGAAICVYITLMHSFGPSRFVGGEINQKVIGTALMGTEKYQYLLPFEVISVLLLTCIIGGIMIARKR; translated from the coding sequence ATGAGTACAGCAGAATTACAAGAAACGGTCTTTTTCATCCTGGCAACGGTTATCGTTGTCTGCTCGATCCTGACCGTGACGACCAACCGAATCTTGAGATCGGCGACCTACCTGCTATTCGTGCTTTTTGCCACTGCCGGAATATATTTCCAGTTGGAATACTCATTCCTAGGGGCGGTGCAATTAACGATTTACGCCGGGGGTATCATTATCCTGTACGTGTTCTCGATATTGCTCACCACGGCAGACAAAAGCAAGGTGAGCAGGTTGAAGAACAGCAAGATGTTTGCCGGGCTAATCACGGCTCTCGCCGGGGCGGCAATATGTGTTTACATCACGTTAATGCACTCGTTCGGTCCCTCTCGCTTCGTGGGTGGGGAGATCAACCAGAAAGTCATCGGAACCGCCTTGATGGGCACGGAGAAATACCAGTACCTACTCCCCTTCGAGGTAATCAGTGTCCTGCTATTGACCTGCATCATCGGTGGAATCATGATAGCGAGAAAAAGATAA
- a CDS encoding NADH-quinone oxidoreductase subunit A, with protein sequence MNLTLFVVVLITAILLVVIAMSIARAISPRTFNKQKGEAYECGVPTRGKSWMQFKVGYYLFAILFLMFDVETVFLYPWAVTVQDAGINGLLNVLFFMLILILGLAYAWKKGALEWK encoded by the coding sequence ATGAATCTTACTTTATTCGTGGTTGTGTTGATTACAGCCATTTTGCTGGTGGTTATCGCTATGAGCATTGCTCGGGCCATTTCTCCCCGTACCTTCAACAAACAGAAGGGGGAAGCCTATGAATGTGGCGTGCCTACGCGAGGAAAATCATGGATGCAGTTCAAGGTAGGATACTACCTGTTCGCCATCTTGTTTTTGATGTTCGACGTGGAAACCGTGTTTCTCTATCCTTGGGCGGTCACCGTTCAGGATGCCGGAATTAACGGTTTACTGAATGTATTATTTTTCATGCTGATCCTTATTCTCGGATTGGCTTACGCGTGGAAGAAAGGAGCATTGGAATGGAAGTAA
- the nuoH gene encoding NADH-quinone oxidoreductase subunit NuoH: MFDFSTITQWVDELLRSFLPHAAATLVEFILIGLCLLVGYAVIALVLIYVERKVCAFFQCRIGPNRVGPYGTIQSVADMIKMLTKEIIDINHVDRFLFNLAPFVVIIASVLAFGCIPFAKGLHVIDFNVGIFFLIAVSSIGIVGILLAGWASNNKYSLIGAMRSGAQMISYELSIGLSILTVVVFTGSMQLSTIVEGQADGWLLFKGHIPACIAFIVYIIAGTAETNRGPFDLPEADSELTAGYHTEYSGMHFGFFYLAEYLNMFVVASVASTLFLGGWMPLHVPGWESFNQIMDYIPSIFWFFGKTAVVIFIIMWFKWTFPRLRIDQLLRLEWRYLLPINLINLFLMVIIVVFKLHF, translated from the coding sequence ATGTTTGATTTCTCAACTATAACACAATGGGTAGATGAACTCTTGAGGAGTTTTCTCCCGCACGCTGCTGCCACGCTGGTTGAGTTTATCCTGATCGGGCTTTGCTTGCTCGTGGGATACGCCGTGATCGCCCTCGTGCTGATCTACGTGGAACGTAAAGTGTGTGCCTTTTTCCAGTGTCGTATCGGACCGAACCGGGTGGGGCCTTACGGGACCATACAGAGTGTGGCCGATATGATCAAAATGTTAACCAAGGAGATCATCGACATCAACCACGTCGACCGATTCCTGTTCAATCTTGCCCCTTTCGTCGTGATTATCGCGTCGGTACTGGCTTTTGGTTGTATTCCCTTCGCGAAAGGACTACACGTGATCGACTTCAACGTGGGAATCTTCTTCCTGATCGCCGTGTCGTCCATCGGTATCGTGGGAATCCTGCTTGCCGGGTGGGCCAGTAATAATAAATACTCGTTGATCGGTGCCATGCGAAGTGGTGCGCAGATGATCAGTTACGAGTTATCCATCGGGTTATCTATCCTTACCGTGGTAGTATTCACCGGAAGTATGCAGCTCTCCACGATCGTGGAAGGACAGGCAGACGGGTGGTTGCTATTCAAAGGACATATTCCGGCCTGTATCGCGTTTATCGTTTACATCATCGCCGGGACAGCCGAGACGAACCGGGGTCCCTTCGACTTGCCGGAGGCCGACTCGGAGTTGACCGCGGGGTACCACACGGAGTATTCCGGTATGCACTTCGGGTTCTTCTACCTCGCCGAATACTTGAACATGTTCGTGGTTGCATCCGTGGCCAGCACCCTATTCTTAGGCGGTTGGATGCCGTTACACGTTCCCGGCTGGGAAAGTTTCAACCAAATCATGGATTACATTCCTTCCATCTTCTGGTTCTTCGGGAAAACAGCCGTGGTTATATTCATCATCATGTGGTTTAAATGGACCTTCCCGCGGTTGCGTATCGACCAGTTACTCCGCTTGGAATGGCGCTACCTGTTGCCGATTAACCTGATCAACCTTTTCCTGATGGTGATCATTGTCGTATTTAAACTACATTTTTAA
- a CDS encoding 4Fe-4S dicluster domain-containing protein: protein MKSIIKYITSFFKGLFSLLTGMKVTLREFFTKKTTEQYPENRATLKMFDRFRGELVMPHDENNHHKCIACGICEMNCPNGTIKITSEFVTDETGKKKKVLIKYRYDLGSCMFCQLCVKMCPQQAIEFKPTFEHAVYTRSKLVKYLHDESIENGQLKIEN from the coding sequence ATGAAGAGTATTATAAAATATATTACCTCGTTTTTCAAGGGTCTTTTCTCTTTGCTGACCGGGATGAAAGTCACGCTACGGGAATTTTTCACCAAGAAAACGACGGAGCAATACCCGGAAAACCGGGCCACGTTGAAAATGTTTGACCGTTTCCGGGGTGAACTGGTGATGCCTCACGACGAGAACAATCACCACAAATGTATCGCTTGCGGCATCTGCGAGATGAACTGCCCGAACGGGACCATCAAGATCACGTCCGAATTTGTCACGGATGAAACCGGCAAGAAGAAAAAGGTGTTGATAAAATACCGGTACGATTTAGGTAGCTGTATGTTCTGCCAGCTCTGCGTGAAAATGTGCCCTCAACAAGCCATCGAGTTCAAACCCACGTTCGAACACGCCGTCTACACGCGCAGCAAGCTGGTGAAGTACCTGCACGACGAGTCAATTGAAAATGGACAATTGAAAATTGAAAATTGA